The window CCAGTGCGCAGCGACGCCGTACTCCGCCTGGTGGTGCATCTCGTTCGTGCGGATCTGCAGCTCGACCGTGCGTCCTGACGGCCCGATCACCGTGGTGTGGAGCGACTGGTACAGGTTGAACTTCGGTGTGGCGATGTAGTCCTTGAAGCGCCCCGGGAGCGGGGTCCAGCGCGCGTGTATCGCGCCGAGCACGGCGTAGCAGTCGCGGACGGTGCCGACGAGGATGCGGATGCCGATGAGGTCATAGATGTCGTCGAACTCGCGGCCCCGCACGACCATCTTCTGGTACACGGAGTAGAGCTGCTTGGGTCGTCCCATCACCCGTCCGCGGATGCGGAGCTCGCGAAGGTCGGCGTCGACGGCGGCGATGACGTTCTGCACGTACTGCTCGCGCTGCGGGGTGCGCTGTTTGACGAGGCTGTCGATCTCTGCGTACAGCTTCGGGTGGAGGACCGCGAACGAGAGATCTTCCAGTTCGGACTTGATCGCCTGGATGCCGAGGCGGTTCGCCAGCGGAGCGTAGATCTCGAGCGTCTCGGTGGCCTTCTTCGCCGCCTTCTCGGGCGGGACGAAGCCCCACGTGCGGGCGTTGTGGAGTCGGTCGGCGAGCTTGATCAGCAGAACCCGGATGTCGCGCGACATCGCGACGATCATCTTGCGGACGGTCTCGGCCTGGGCGCTCTCGCCGTACTTGACCTTGTCGAGCTTCGTGACCCCGTCGACGAGCATCGCGACCTCGTCGCCGAAGTCGGCGGCCAACTCGTCGAGCGGATAGCCGGTGTCTTCGACGGTGTCGTGAAGGAGGGCCGCCGCGATGGCGCGCGGTCCGAGTCCGAGATCGGCCAGGATCTGCGCAACGGCGAGCGGGTGCGTGATGTACGGCTCGCCGCTCTGGCGCTTCTGTTCGCGATGCGCCTTCTCGGCGACCGTGTACGCCCGCGTGATGATCCCGAGGTCGCCCTTCGGGTGGTGCGTGCGCACCGTCTGCACGAGCTTGTCGACGTCGTCGCGGCGCGCCGCGCGCGAGAAGATGCGCGGCACGAGGCGGCGCAGGCTGGAGGTCTGCGCGGCAGGAGGAACGATCTCGGTCACCCGGTCACCTCCACCTGTCGACGAATCTCACAATCCTACGCCGCACTCAGCCGGTGATCGTCGCTCAGGCCGGGACGCGTGCGAGCTCGCGCGCCGCGAGGATGCGCTGATCGCGCGCCTTGATCGCCGGCTCGTTCTCGCGCATGAGCGAGAACAGCGGCGCGGCGACGAACAGCGTCGAGTAGGCCGCGACGATCGTGCCGACGAAGATCGACAGCGAGATGTCGCTCAGGGTGCGCGCACCGAGCCAGATGGCACCGATGAACAGGATCGCTCCGACGGGGAGGATCGCCACGACGGTCGTGTTGATCGACCGGATGAGGGTCTGGTTGACCGCGAGGTTCACCGACTCGCCGAAGGTGCGCCCGGATATCTCGCCGTCCTCCCGGGTGTTCTCCCGGACCTTGTCGAAGACGACGGTGGTGTCGTACAGCGAGTAGGAGAGGATCGTGAGGAAGCCGATCACCGCCGCGGGCGAGATCTCGAACCCGGCGAGGGCGTAGATGCCGATCGTGATGACGAGCACGTCGACGAGGCCGATGATGGCGGCCACCGACATCTTCCAGGTGCGGAAGTACAGCGCGAGGATGACGAACGTCAGGGCGAGGAAGATCGCGAGACCCCAGAGCGACTGACGGGTGACGTCGGCGCCCCAGCTCGGCCCGATGAGGGACGAGGTGACCTCGGACGTCGGGACCCCGTACGCCTCGGCGAGAGCGGTCGTGACCGCCTGCACGTCGTCGGCGTCGGCGATCTCTTCGGTCTGCACGCGCACGGCGTTCTCGCCGATGACGGTGACCTTCGTGGTCGCGCCGGGCGCGACCTGGAGCACCGCATCGGTCGCCGCCGTCTGGTCGGGCGAGCTGACGCCCGAGACGGTGAACTGCGATCCGCCGGTGAACTCGATCGAGAACTGCACCGGGCGCACGAGCGGCACGAGGCACGCGGCGATGACGAAGACCGCGGCGATGATGAACCACAGTCGGCGGCGTCCGACGAAGGGGAACGACGTCTTCCCGGTGTAGAGATCGTTGCCGAGCTGATTCATGGAACGCATCAGTCGTCGCCCTCCTTGACGGCGGTGCGTGTGCCGCGGTCGTTCGTGGCGGACAGCTCCGCCTGTTTGCGTTCCGCGATGGTCTGGCGACGCTGGGCCTCACCGCGTGAGCGGGCCGTTCGTCCTTCGCGCGACACCGGCGCGCGGAACTCGGCCCGACCCCGGTACACGGCGCCGAGGGCGTTCGGGTCCATACCCGACAGCGGGTGACCCGATCCGAAGAACCGGGTGCGGGAGAGCAGCTGCATCACCGGGTGGGTGAAGAGGATGAAGATCAGGATGTCGATCGCGGTGGTGAGGCCGAGCGTGAACGCGAAGCCCTTCACCGTGGCGTCGGCCAGGATG is drawn from Microbacterium hatanonis and contains these coding sequences:
- the secF gene encoding protein translocase subunit SecF is translated as MRSMNQLGNDLYTGKTSFPFVGRRRLWFIIAAVFVIAACLVPLVRPVQFSIEFTGGSQFTVSGVSSPDQTAATDAVLQVAPGATTKVTVIGENAVRVQTEEIADADDVQAVTTALAEAYGVPTSEVTSSLIGPSWGADVTRQSLWGLAIFLALTFVILALYFRTWKMSVAAIIGLVDVLVITIGIYALAGFEISPAAVIGFLTILSYSLYDTTVVFDKVRENTREDGEISGRTFGESVNLAVNQTLIRSINTTVVAILPVGAILFIGAIWLGARTLSDISLSIFVGTIVAAYSTLFVAAPLFSLMRENEPAIKARDQRILAARELARVPA